gTGATATGGTCGATTACTTTGTCCAATAAACTTACAAGCTTCTTGTCCTCGCATTACGTGGTGCCTTTGTAAGACACTGAAAATTGGGCATTTAATTACTCTAGATTTACTGGTGCAAAGGTTTATGCGTTcggaaattaatggaaaaaatgtttgaaggtGCATTAAATGTGAGTGATGATGGCTCGGTTGATCAACCGAGAGTTAGGCTGGATCGACTTAGCACTATAGCTACCAACTTAAAACTCTTAGAACTTTATAAATAGTGCTAAAATTGTATGAAAATATTGCCAAATATTCAGTTTCTCTTTGTGAAACACAAGAACGTGAAGGAGATTTAGAGGAGGCTTTTAAGTGGTGAAGCCCTAAGAAAGTGAAAATCTTACATATGGTGTAAGAAGGTAACGTCATATGTACTAACAATATTGGGATACTACATGAGTGGTTATGCCattgagaataatttctataagaTCCTAGCATAAGCCAAATCCTTTGTTTCCTCTAATAAAAAGGGGACACATCAGCCTATTACACCAAATGaccataacaaaaaaacaaaggattataaaccctttttttcttttcaatcgGCAAGAACCTCGACACTACCCAACTCATTGAGCCACTACCCAACAATTAAACACCGCCTAACACAGACTATTCCTCTGATACTGCTCCACCAAcattaatttcataaatttttgtcTTTCTCCATCTTCCGTGACCTAGTTTGTGAGAAGTCCTtgtagaagttattctctataCCCTTAAATGGACAAACTAGGTTTTCTAGTTGAGCATAACTTCTATGCAGATGTTGCATAAACAAGGGACTTTGTGCCCTCCATTGGCTTGCAGCAAATGCTAGATTATTtttggggtaacttcacttatcCCCTTAAAATTACACGCCGTTTGTAAACACcccttcaaagtttaaaatttctCACTTCAGTGTATCTAACTTTCATTGTTTCATTTAGCCTAATTTTGTTAGAGATTGTGATTAAATCAGACGGTAGAAAGGATAAAAAGACATTTATACtcctgaaattttttaaaattttaaatttacccttatttacaaataaaaaattattattattattaattattatattaaaaaaattgaccaaaCGGAGGATATGTGACCATGGGTCATAAGTGACCCTCCGGTGGGTCATTTGTGAGTCTGTGGCCCACTTTGGGTAACAAGGTGGACCTCAAAGTGGGTAACAAAGTGACCCACCGAAGGTCACTTGTGACCCGCTGTGGGTCACGAAGACCCATGGTGGGTCAGCAAGGTGACTTCCTGGTGATCTGTCGGTGGGTcaaaaaaaacctaacaaaaaatgtgagtattttaaatttttcactCTTTCTGTAGGATATTACGGAAAATCTTAACGGAAGGAGGTATGAAAgttaaatatatcaaaataaaagatttaaaacTTTAGAGAGATGTTTGCAAAAAAAGGCATATAATTTCGGGAACAAGTCAAgttaccctttttatttatttatttttattttatttgaaacgACATTCAACTCTCGTGCATTCCTCAGAGAAGCAAAACCACAGAAGATGCAACGTTGTGTTATTCAAGGTCTGGTTGACTTCATAAGTTACTGAAATATGAATCAGCCATAAGCTGGGAATATGAAAGAAACCCAACGGCTTACTCTCAGGAACACAATTTCACGCTTCATCAAAGAACACAAGAGCATGGGAGAGCTTAAACAAATCCATACCCATATCCTCAAATCTCCATATCTATCCAAGAATGACCAATACTTTCTCCTGACTCGTCTCCTTTTCTTTTGCGCCATTTCGGACTCTGGGTCGCTCAGCTATGCCGCCGCTGTTTTTCGACTCATGAAGAACCCTAATACCTCTGCCTATAACATTATGATCAGAGCTTATGCTAGTAAAACCAGTGGTGGTGATAATACAAGCTCCAGCCAGTCTTTGCTTCTATATAAGCAAATGCTTTATGATGGCAATGCTCCAGATTGCCTCACTTTTCCTTTCCTCGTAAAGGAATGCAGAAGGAGGCTTGATGCTGTCACGGGCCGGAGCATTTATGCCCATGCCATCAAGTTTGGATTCCATGATGATGCGTTTGCTCAGAATTCTCTGATAAGCTTGTATATGGCATGTGGGTATTTGAGCTGTGCCCGGAAGCTGTTTGAAGATATGTTAAATAAGGATGTTGTTTCTTGGAACTCAATGATTATTGGGTATTTGAGGGGTGGGGAACTTGATAAGGCATTCGATTTGTTCAGCAGGATGGAGAAGAGGGATATTATAACTTGGAATTCGATCATAACGGGTTTTGTTCAAGGTGGCCGCCCAAAGGAGGCCTTGGAATTTTTCCACGAAATGCAGATTGCAAGTGATGATATGGTTCGACCCGATAAGATTACAATTGCTACTGTTCTTTCAGCTTGTGCGTGTCTTGGTGCAATTGATCACGGGAAATGGGTGCATAGTTACTTAAGGAGAAGTAGACTAGAGTGTGATGTGGTAATTGGTACAGCATTGGTTGACATGTATGGAAAATGCGGGTGCGTAGAAAAAGCATATGAGGTCTTCAAGGATATGCCTGAAAAGGATACCTTGGCATGGACAGCAATGATATCAGTCTTTGCTCTTCATGGGTTTGGTAAAGAGGCTTTTGATCTTTTTGAGGAGATGGAAACACTTGGGGTCAAGCCCAACCATGTGACATTTGTTGGGCTACTGTCGGCTTGTGCTCACTCAGGTCTAGTAGAGAAAGGTCGCTGGTGTTTTGACATGATGAGACGTGTTTACTCAATTGAACCACAGGTTTATCATTACGCTTGCATGGTTGATATACTTGGCCGTGCGGGGCACTTTGAAGAGGCAGAAGGGCTTATTAGAAGCATGCGAATGGAGCCAGATGTGTTTGTTTGGGGTGCATTACTTGGAGGCTGTCAAATGCATGGGAATATGGAATTAGGAGAAAAGGTGGCACAGCATTTAATTGATCTGGAACCCCTGAACTATTCTTTTTATGTGAACCTGTGTGATGTATATGCTAAAGCTAATAGATTTGATAAGGTAAAGAGAATTAGAGCcctaatgaaagaaaaagggatAAAAAAGGAAGTACCGGGCTGCAGCATGATTGAAGTTGAAGGGGTTGTTTATGAATTTTCAGTGCGAGGATCACCTGAAGTTGTAATGGAGGAAATAGTCTGGACCTTGGTTGGGTTTAGTAACTTGATGAAGATAGAAGGATATATGCTTGATCATGATGAGATATCATTGAAGGCAAAGATACTGTGActatatgaaaattattttaattctaagtgcaaATTGGTTCTATATTCACACACGGGAAGCTGAGATTATGCTGTTTGAGGAGAATTTGAAAGTTATTCAGGAACTTTCAAGCACCATCACGGACAGAAATTTCTTGTTTGAGGGAAAGTTATTGAGGTATACTAACTTTATACAAGCCCTTGACTCCCTTCAAGGGTGTGACATGCATGTAAACAAATTGTCCAAGGTATACATTCCCTGGAGTTAATAAGGTCACTCTTGATTGAACGTTATTTATGGGCAACCAGTGTGTCTACTGCCAAAATTTACAGGTGCTCTCCCCTGCTAgctaatattgttaattttctgcATGCAGAAGAAAATTCTTGTTGATCCAACTTTTCTGACTCTAATTTACAGTGCAAGCATGTAGAAGCTATCCTAGTTATAAACATCCAGGGTTTATCTCTATGTCCTGTAGAAGTTAAATCATTTCACTTTGTTCATAGCATTGAATATGAACTCATGCTGTCTGCTTAATGAGTGGACT
This window of the Corylus avellana chromosome ca5, CavTom2PMs-1.0 genome carries:
- the LOC132183100 gene encoding pentatricopeptide repeat-containing protein At5g66520-like, whose product is MKETQRLTLRNTISRFIKEHKSMGELKQIHTHILKSPYLSKNDQYFLLTRLLFFCAISDSGSLSYAAAVFRLMKNPNTSAYNIMIRAYASKTSGGDNTSSSQSLLLYKQMLYDGNAPDCLTFPFLVKECRRRLDAVTGRSIYAHAIKFGFHDDAFAQNSLISLYMACGYLSCARKLFEDMLNKDVVSWNSMIIGYLRGGELDKAFDLFSRMEKRDIITWNSIITGFVQGGRPKEALEFFHEMQIASDDMVRPDKITIATVLSACACLGAIDHGKWVHSYLRRSRLECDVVIGTALVDMYGKCGCVEKAYEVFKDMPEKDTLAWTAMISVFALHGFGKEAFDLFEEMETLGVKPNHVTFVGLLSACAHSGLVEKGRWCFDMMRRVYSIEPQVYHYACMVDILGRAGHFEEAEGLIRSMRMEPDVFVWGALLGGCQMHGNMELGEKVAQHLIDLEPLNYSFYVNLCDVYAKANRFDKVKRIRALMKEKGIKKEVPGCSMIEVEGVVYEFSVRGSPEVVMEEIVWTLVGFSNLMKIEGYMLDHDEISLKAKIL